The following proteins are co-located in the Streptomyces sp. NBC_01198 genome:
- a CDS encoding aminotransferase class III-fold pyridoxal phosphate-dependent enzyme, which yields MKFGFLAHPTSPGHRNQVRGMDLVSRLLEDQRGTVREDAHRHHVRLPLLSSVTSATGAYCTGDVRYLPYTAGELLRLPGTAKDVVAAEVLALREAGADIVGLGGATSIVGDRGLWTAEHTNTPVTSGNSLTTYAAHHAVLHCVRLLDLPVESTRIVVVGYPGSIGLAMTRLLLDDGFPLDLVARRGNRSPDALLRHLGPAQRERVALHDDIGDCYDGPRLYVTASSTGGVVDTARLHPGSIVVDVALPRDVPAAPRSGHDVLVIDGGLVTAADEVRFGDGSVPGPSQQLNGCLAETMVLALEGRAASCSLGRDLDIGMVRTIGELAGRHGFRPTPLAAFGRPLADADIARLAVHHTASRAAPATAADLTAATRWRFAAHVNPPMAKLFAAHHMDRVFTRARGCTLTTADGVPYLDFVAGYGCLNLGHNHPAVTRALRSFMDDGEPTFVQYVSMPARTAELAERLCAVAPPGLDRAFFSNSGAEAVEAALKLARAGTGRRRLVYTRNSYHGKTLGALSVTGRDAHRAAFGPLLPDCVEVPYGDAGALAAVIDGAAAFVVEPVQGEGGVVLPPPGYLKAAQELCRRAGAAFVLDEIQTGLGRTGAMFAAEHDGLEPDVLCLAKSLSGGMVPIAVTLSRAELWDVAYGSSNRAMLHSSTFGGGNFAAAAGLATLDALEAEKLPARAAELGAHLRAGLQGLADRYDFIREVRGIGLMNAVEFDGDFAGAARSLADELLTRLPGDLHALADWMPDDVRDAIRHAGGALESTLGDLMCLRFVHALARDHRILTFVTANHGRTLRIQPPLVLDRDEADRFVAAADAVCRDLGLHAGLEARRSPASAHR from the coding sequence GTGAAATTCGGATTCCTGGCCCACCCGACCAGTCCCGGCCACCGCAACCAGGTCCGCGGCATGGACCTGGTCAGCCGGCTGCTCGAAGACCAGCGCGGCACCGTACGCGAGGACGCCCACCGCCACCACGTACGGCTGCCGCTGCTGTCCTCGGTCACGTCGGCGACGGGCGCGTACTGCACCGGCGACGTCCGCTACCTGCCGTACACGGCGGGGGAGTTGCTGCGGCTGCCGGGCACCGCCAAGGACGTGGTCGCCGCCGAGGTGCTGGCGCTGCGCGAGGCCGGCGCGGACATCGTCGGGCTCGGCGGTGCCACGTCCATCGTCGGCGACCGCGGGCTGTGGACGGCCGAGCACACCAACACCCCCGTCACCAGCGGCAATTCGCTGACCACCTACGCCGCCCACCACGCGGTGCTGCACTGCGTGCGGCTGCTCGACCTGCCGGTGGAGAGCACCCGGATCGTGGTCGTCGGCTACCCGGGCTCGATCGGCCTTGCCATGACCCGGCTGCTGCTCGACGACGGCTTCCCGCTGGACCTGGTGGCCCGGCGCGGCAACCGCTCGCCGGACGCGCTGCTGCGGCACCTCGGTCCGGCGCAGCGCGAACGGGTCGCGCTGCACGACGACATCGGCGACTGCTACGACGGGCCGCGCCTGTACGTGACCGCCTCGTCCACCGGCGGCGTGGTGGACACCGCCCGGCTGCACCCGGGTTCGATCGTCGTGGACGTGGCGCTGCCGCGTGACGTGCCCGCCGCACCGCGGTCCGGGCACGACGTGCTGGTCATCGACGGCGGCCTGGTCACGGCGGCGGACGAGGTCAGGTTCGGCGACGGATCCGTGCCGGGGCCCAGCCAGCAGCTCAACGGCTGCCTCGCCGAGACGATGGTGCTCGCCCTGGAGGGGCGTGCCGCGTCCTGCTCGCTCGGCCGCGACCTCGACATCGGCATGGTCCGCACGATCGGCGAACTCGCCGGCCGGCACGGCTTCCGCCCCACGCCGCTCGCCGCCTTCGGACGGCCGCTCGCGGACGCCGACATCGCCCGGCTGGCCGTGCACCACACCGCCTCCCGCGCCGCCCCGGCGACCGCCGCCGACCTCACCGCGGCCACCAGGTGGCGCTTCGCTGCGCACGTCAACCCGCCGATGGCCAAGCTGTTCGCCGCGCACCACATGGACCGCGTCTTCACCCGGGCGCGCGGCTGCACGCTGACCACCGCCGACGGCGTTCCCTACCTCGACTTCGTGGCCGGCTACGGCTGCCTCAACCTCGGGCACAACCACCCGGCGGTGACGCGGGCGTTGCGCAGCTTCATGGACGACGGGGAGCCCACCTTCGTGCAGTACGTCTCCATGCCCGCCCGGACAGCCGAACTCGCCGAGCGCCTGTGCGCCGTCGCGCCGCCAGGTCTCGACCGGGCCTTCTTCAGCAACTCCGGCGCCGAGGCGGTGGAAGCCGCGCTCAAGCTGGCCCGTGCGGGCACCGGCCGCCGCCGCCTCGTCTACACCCGCAACAGCTACCACGGCAAAACGCTCGGCGCCCTGTCGGTCACCGGCCGCGACGCGCACCGCGCCGCCTTCGGCCCGCTGCTGCCCGACTGCGTCGAGGTCCCCTACGGTGACGCCGGCGCGCTGGCGGCCGTGATCGACGGGGCCGCCGCCTTCGTCGTCGAGCCGGTGCAGGGCGAGGGCGGAGTCGTCCTGCCGCCGCCGGGCTACCTGAAGGCGGCCCAGGAACTGTGCCGCCGGGCCGGTGCCGCGTTCGTCCTGGACGAGATCCAGACCGGACTCGGCCGTACGGGCGCGATGTTCGCCGCCGAGCACGACGGCCTGGAGCCGGATGTGCTGTGCCTGGCCAAATCGCTGTCCGGCGGCATGGTGCCGATCGCCGTCACGCTGTCGCGGGCCGAGCTGTGGGACGTCGCCTACGGCAGCAGCAACCGCGCGATGCTGCACTCCTCCACCTTCGGCGGCGGCAACTTCGCCGCCGCCGCGGGCCTGGCCACCCTCGACGCGCTGGAGGCGGAGAAACTCCCGGCCCGCGCGGCCGAGTTGGGCGCCCACCTGCGTGCCGGGCTGCAGGGCCTCGCCGACCGCTACGACTTCATCCGGGAGGTGCGCGGCATCGGGCTGATGAACGCCGTCGAATTCGACGGCGACTTCGCCGGCGCCGCCCGCTCGCTGGCCGACGAACTGCTCACCAGGCTGCCCGGCGATCTGCACGCGCTTGCCGACTGGATGCCCGACGACGTACGCGACGCGATCCGGCACGCCGGCGGCGCTCTGGAGTCCACCCTGGGCGACCTGATGTGCCTGCGCTTCGTGCACGCCCTCGCCCGGGACCACCGGATCCTCACCTTCGTCACCGCCAACCACGGCCGGACGCTGCGGATCCAGCCCCCGCTGGTCCTGGACCGCGACGAGGCCGACCGGTTCGTCGCCGCCGCCGACGCCGTCTGCCGCGACCTCGGCCTGCACGCGGGTCTCGAAGCCCGCCGGTCCCCGGCCTCCGCCCACCGCTGA
- a CDS encoding acyl carrier protein: MTTNATSADLLRSRIADVLVDRLGLLPEEVVPGARFREDLGMDSLDMVELLTVVEEELGGPLDSPEDTLASLDTIGDVVDFLLERGVDPGAGATAGSREVRA, encoded by the coding sequence GTGACAACGAACGCCACCTCCGCGGACCTGCTGCGCAGCCGGATCGCCGACGTGCTCGTGGACCGCCTCGGGCTGCTCCCCGAGGAGGTCGTGCCCGGCGCGCGCTTCCGCGAGGACCTCGGGATGGACTCGCTCGACATGGTGGAACTGCTCACCGTCGTCGAGGAGGAGCTCGGCGGGCCGCTGGACTCGCCCGAGGACACCCTGGCCTCGCTGGACACCATCGGCGACGTCGTCGACTTCCTGCTGGAGCGCGGCGTCGACCCCGGCGCCGGTGCCACGGCCGGCTCCCGGGAGGTCCGGGCGTGA
- a CDS encoding beta-ketoacyl-[acyl-carrier-protein] synthase family protein yields MNGSSRVVVTGLGPVTTIGVGARDFHQAQIKGVSGIGPITRFDAAGLSSRIAGEVELPDALTPNRREALAADRCTHLARAAATLALADSGLDLAAEVPSRCGVAVGTGAGGLDTWLANTRTLIESGPGRLGARFIPMAMGNAPAARIAVDLGLTGPCTSVVTACASGAEALVAAYQMIVCGEADVVVAGGTEAAVNPLTVAGFARMGALSRRNEAPALASRPFAADRDGFVLAEGAAVLVLESAGHAARRGATVLAELRGYGRSCDAHHITAPHPEGAGARQAITSALAAARLGPEDVSYVNAHGTGTQFNDASEALALHGALGRAAATVPVSATKSMTGHALGASGAIEAVASVQALVHQVVPPTVNLDDPDPAVGLDVVAADPRELPLTAVLSNSFAFGGHNVVLAFTTWA; encoded by the coding sequence GTGAACGGATCATCCCGGGTGGTGGTCACCGGGCTCGGGCCGGTGACCACGATCGGCGTCGGCGCGCGGGACTTCCACCAGGCCCAGATCAAGGGTGTCAGCGGCATCGGCCCCATCACCCGTTTCGACGCCGCCGGCCTGTCCTCGCGGATCGCCGGCGAGGTGGAGCTGCCCGACGCGCTGACGCCGAACCGCCGCGAGGCGCTGGCCGCCGACCGCTGCACCCATCTGGCCCGCGCCGCCGCCACGCTCGCGCTGGCCGACAGCGGCCTGGACCTGGCGGCGGAGGTGCCCAGCCGGTGCGGGGTGGCCGTCGGGACCGGCGCCGGCGGCCTGGACACCTGGCTGGCCAACACCCGTACGCTCATCGAGTCCGGCCCCGGCCGGCTCGGCGCCCGCTTCATCCCGATGGCGATGGGCAACGCGCCCGCCGCCAGGATCGCCGTCGACCTCGGTCTGACCGGCCCGTGCACCTCGGTGGTCACCGCGTGCGCGTCCGGCGCGGAAGCGCTGGTCGCCGCCTACCAGATGATCGTGTGCGGCGAGGCCGACGTCGTGGTGGCCGGCGGCACGGAGGCGGCGGTCAACCCGCTGACCGTCGCCGGGTTCGCCCGGATGGGGGCGCTGTCCCGCCGCAACGAGGCGCCGGCGCTGGCGAGCCGGCCCTTCGCCGCCGACCGGGACGGCTTCGTCCTCGCCGAGGGCGCCGCCGTCCTCGTCCTGGAGTCGGCCGGGCACGCCGCCCGGCGCGGCGCCACGGTGCTTGCCGAACTGCGCGGCTACGGGCGCTCCTGCGACGCCCACCACATCACCGCGCCGCACCCCGAGGGCGCCGGTGCGCGGCAGGCCATCACCAGCGCCCTCGCGGCGGCCCGGCTCGGCCCGGAGGACGTGTCCTACGTCAACGCCCATGGCACCGGCACCCAGTTCAACGACGCCTCCGAGGCGCTGGCTCTGCACGGCGCCCTGGGAAGGGCGGCCGCCACCGTGCCGGTGTCCGCCACCAAGTCGATGACCGGGCACGCGCTCGGCGCGTCGGGCGCGATCGAGGCGGTGGCGAGCGTCCAGGCCCTGGTCCACCAGGTGGTGCCGCCCACCGTGAACCTGGACGACCCCGATCCGGCCGTCGGCCTCGACGTCGTCGCCGCCGACCCCCGCGAACTGCCGCTCACCGCGGTGCTCTCCAACTCCTTCGCCTTCGGCGGCCACAACGTCGTCCTCGCCTTCACCACCTGGGCCTGA
- a CDS encoding discoidin domain-containing protein, which yields MPPDSPTARTSGQLRRVLGALATVVATLVAIVLIPTSTAAGSATPSPLSSAQWHSAITRLATPAKGCYTASYPALAWRSTGCGAAPARPYAPKPGANAAGPHLPVVAPAGAHPAPGLTPDLVGNGIDYSAGVSGVLSGATGSFPTVSGVTSETGGGVPNSYSLQLNSAPFTSPICAGHAGCHGWEQFIYSNPGSGAGAAFIQFWILNYYTGCPAGWWSYGSDCYTNGPAVAVTSQPISNLAGLSLSGNVTGSTDTVIMTTGGGSVSASTADSTLGLSAAWNAVEFMIGGDGGGSGAIFNAGSTITVKTVTHNGTTNAPACLLEGFTGETNNLNLVNSPTYATGASPSLQSIQSNILTTPPSCASAQGTGDTHLQTFGGTYYDFQADGTFTLARSSAMTVQSNQIPGDSLGWPGAAVNSGVATQMGADTVAVCASRGLVVDGSATALASGGTIDLASGDRITRVGNQYAVTNPQGDNMTATVNPGYVDVHVGLGTYPQPVSGLLADAPGTTNQLRTSTGTVIPIPVDLQTLYQVYGDSWRVPAGQSLVAVCGEQTKNSDPTTPLWADQLPKAVHDKALALCQKDGVKNATLLEACTLDVGVLGDGAAGEFIGEAAPANVAFSEDTAGPVGENVAVTLPAGARDRYVRLNFTANSAQTGAQAGEFAVYDATGRNLALHAPVTASSETGGLPAANAVDGNAATYWQSKVGAWPSTLTVDLGAANALSSLAIALPPGWPTRTQTLSVQGSTDASSWTTLVGPATYTWTSP from the coding sequence ATGCCTCCAGACAGTCCTACCGCCAGAACCTCCGGACAGCTCCGCCGAGTTCTCGGCGCCCTGGCCACCGTGGTCGCCACGCTGGTGGCGATCGTGCTGATCCCCACCAGCACGGCCGCCGGCTCCGCCACTCCCTCGCCGCTGAGCTCGGCGCAGTGGCACAGCGCCATCACGCGGCTGGCCACCCCCGCCAAGGGCTGCTACACCGCGTCCTATCCGGCGCTGGCCTGGCGGAGCACCGGCTGCGGTGCCGCGCCGGCCCGGCCCTACGCGCCCAAGCCCGGCGCGAACGCGGCCGGTCCGCACCTGCCGGTCGTCGCCCCCGCCGGTGCGCACCCGGCCCCGGGGCTGACGCCGGACCTCGTCGGCAACGGCATCGACTACTCCGCCGGGGTGTCCGGCGTGCTCAGCGGGGCGACCGGCTCGTTCCCGACCGTCTCCGGCGTGACGAGCGAGACCGGCGGCGGCGTCCCGAACTCCTACTCCCTGCAGCTGAACAGCGCGCCCTTCACCAGCCCGATCTGCGCCGGGCACGCCGGCTGCCACGGCTGGGAGCAGTTCATCTACTCCAACCCGGGCTCCGGTGCAGGCGCGGCCTTCATCCAGTTCTGGATCCTGAACTACTACACCGGCTGCCCGGCCGGCTGGTGGTCGTACGGCAGCGACTGCTACACGAACGGCCCGGCGGTCGCCGTCACTTCGCAGCCGATCAGCAATCTCGCCGGCCTCAGCCTGTCCGGAAACGTGACCGGCTCGACGGACACCGTGATCATGACGACCGGCGGCGGCAGCGTCAGCGCCTCGACCGCCGACAGCACCCTGGGCCTGTCCGCGGCGTGGAACGCGGTGGAGTTCATGATCGGCGGTGACGGCGGCGGCTCCGGAGCGATCTTCAACGCCGGCTCCACGATCACCGTCAAGACCGTCACCCACAACGGCACGACGAACGCGCCTGCCTGCCTGCTCGAGGGCTTCACCGGCGAGACCAACAACCTGAACCTCGTCAACTCGCCCACCTACGCCACCGGGGCGTCACCCTCGCTGCAGAGCATCCAGAGCAACATCCTGACGACGCCGCCGTCATGCGCCTCCGCGCAGGGCACCGGCGACACGCACCTGCAGACCTTCGGCGGCACCTACTACGACTTCCAGGCGGACGGCACCTTCACGCTCGCCCGGTCCTCGGCCATGACGGTGCAGTCGAACCAGATCCCCGGCGACTCGCTCGGCTGGCCGGGCGCCGCCGTCAACAGCGGGGTCGCCACGCAGATGGGCGCCGACACCGTTGCGGTGTGCGCCTCCCGCGGCCTGGTGGTCGACGGCAGCGCCACGGCGCTGGCCTCCGGCGGGACGATCGACCTCGCCTCGGGGGACCGGATCACCAGGGTGGGCAACCAGTACGCGGTGACCAACCCGCAGGGCGACAACATGACGGCCACGGTCAACCCCGGTTACGTGGACGTCCACGTCGGCCTCGGCACGTATCCGCAGCCGGTGAGCGGGCTGCTGGCCGACGCGCCGGGCACCACCAACCAGCTCAGGACGAGCACGGGCACGGTCATCCCCATCCCGGTCGACCTGCAGACGCTCTACCAGGTCTACGGCGACAGCTGGCGGGTCCCCGCGGGCCAGTCGCTGGTCGCGGTCTGCGGCGAGCAGACGAAGAACTCCGACCCGACCACGCCCCTCTGGGCCGACCAGCTGCCGAAGGCCGTGCACGACAAGGCACTCGCGCTCTGCCAGAAGGACGGCGTGAAGAACGCCACGCTGCTTGAGGCCTGCACCCTGGACGTCGGCGTGCTCGGCGACGGAGCTGCGGGCGAGTTCATCGGCGAGGCCGCCCCGGCGAACGTGGCGTTCAGCGAGGACACCGCGGGACCGGTCGGGGAGAACGTCGCCGTCACGCTGCCGGCGGGCGCGCGGGACCGCTACGTCCGGCTCAACTTCACTGCCAACAGCGCCCAGACCGGCGCGCAGGCCGGCGAGTTCGCCGTCTACGACGCCACTGGCCGCAACCTGGCCCTGCACGCCCCGGTCACCGCGAGCAGCGAGACCGGCGGGCTCCCCGCCGCGAACGCGGTGGACGGGAACGCCGCCACCTACTGGCAGAGCAAGGTCGGTGCCTGGCCCTCCACGCTGACCGTCGACCTCGGCGCGGCGAACGCGCTCAGCTCCCTGGCCATCGCGCTGCCACCCGGCTGGCCGACCCGTACCCAGACCCTGTCCGTGCAGGGCTCGACGGACGCGTCCAGCTGGACCACCCTCGTCGGACCGGCGACCTACACCTGGACCTCGCCGTAG
- a CDS encoding amidase family protein, whose protein sequence is MLNRRARNTAALAGNAAAASAGLAAVAIGTETSGSILSPAANSDVGVKPTVGLVSRTGIVPARTLADVIAYNAANSGRALKFGQVLATASQAMDLSPGSADTAKYLADRAQDLEDSKDRIDRDQPEPLRHRGPLIPPAPLVAAGLPRTR, encoded by the coding sequence ATGCTGAACCGCCGGGCACGCAACACGGCCGCCCTTGCGGGAAACGCCGCCGCGGCCTCGGCCGGCCTGGCGGCGGTGGCCATCGGCACCGAGACCTCGGGCTCGATCCTGAGCCCCGCCGCCAACTCCGACGTCGGCGTCAAGCCGACGGTCGGCCTGGTCAGCCGCACCGGGATCGTGCCGGCCAGGACGCTCGCCGACGTCATCGCCTACAACGCCGCAAACAGCGGGCGGGCGCTGAAGTTCGGGCAGGTCCTCGCCACCGCCTCGCAGGCCATGGACCTGAGCCCCGGCAGCGCCGACACCGCGAAGTACCTCGCCGACCGGGCGCAGGACCTGGAGGACAGCAAGGACCGCATCGACCGCGATCAACCCGAGCCTCTTCGACACCGCGGTCCGCTGATCCCACCAGCCCCTTTGGTGGCCGCCGGGCTCCCGCGTACCCGATGA
- a CDS encoding SDR family NAD(P)-dependent oxidoreductase gives MATAVITGGTAGIGRALAETYLCRGYDVLAIGSSPRNGRDFLGYAKDAGAGDRAHFLAADLSEVAGTERLAATIAGRFPVVDVLVLAARYHRSTRLVTPEGFESNFALFYLSRFLLSHGLVGPLSRAGRPVVLNFGGAGQAGPVRWDDLQLERDYSGTGAMAHAATLNDLLGLSFVDLHRETGIRYLLNHPGVVATTFAGEYDPVTAARVEYLKVIGKSAEQSVSQILPYLDRPTTARLTAVHEGIQVPLEPRPFTRHEAARLHEATTKLLAEARC, from the coding sequence GGCCGGTATCGGCAGGGCGCTCGCCGAGACCTACCTGTGCCGCGGATACGACGTCCTGGCCATCGGCAGCAGCCCCCGCAACGGGCGGGACTTCCTCGGCTACGCGAAGGACGCCGGCGCCGGCGACCGCGCCCATTTCCTCGCGGCGGACCTGAGCGAGGTGGCCGGCACCGAACGGCTCGCCGCCACGATCGCCGGCCGGTTCCCCGTGGTGGACGTCCTGGTGCTCGCCGCGCGCTACCACCGCTCGACCCGGCTGGTCACCCCGGAGGGGTTCGAGAGCAACTTCGCCCTGTTCTACCTGAGCCGCTTCCTGCTCAGCCACGGTCTGGTCGGCCCGCTGAGCCGTGCCGGGCGCCCGGTGGTGCTCAACTTCGGCGGCGCCGGCCAGGCGGGCCCGGTGCGCTGGGACGATCTGCAACTGGAGCGCGACTACAGCGGAACCGGCGCGATGGCGCACGCCGCCACCCTCAACGACCTGCTGGGGCTCAGCTTCGTCGACCTCCACCGGGAGACCGGGATCAGATACCTGCTCAACCACCCGGGCGTGGTGGCCACGACCTTCGCCGGCGAGTACGATCCGGTCACCGCGGCGCGGGTGGAGTATCTGAAGGTGATCGGCAAATCGGCGGAGCAGAGCGTCTCCCAGATCCTCCCCTACCTCGACCGCCCGACCACCGCCCGCCTCACCGCCGTCCACGAGGGCATCCAAGTCCCCCTGGAACCCCGTCCGTTCACCCGCCACGAGGCGGCGCGCCTGCACGAGGCCACGACGAAGCTCCTTGCGGAGGCGAGATGCTGA